The Streptomyces venezuelae genomic interval ACCCGCTACTGCCCGCCCGAGGCAGCCGCCGCACCGGCGGACCAGCCCGGCGCCTGACCCTCCCCGACTCGTCCCACTCGTCCCCGCGCAGGTCAGCGCGGGGACGAGTCACCGACCCGCAACGAGTCGACCCGACATCACCACCCCACCCGTACCTGCCCTGACCAGCCACGGGACGAGTGGGACGAGTTCCGACCGCCCACAGCCGCCCACACCCCGGCGGCCACGCCCTTCCCCACCCTGGAGACCGGCCCCCTTGCACTTCCCTGCCCCAAGCGCCCCGGCAGCCATCCGCGCCGGCATCGCGCACCTCACCTCCGGCGCCAAGAAGAAGGACCTCAAACAGCGTGGTGGTTCTGGCGACGCCCGCCGAGCCCCCACACCGGCTGGGAGTCGTCGCGTGAACCGCACGGGACGCGTCGTCCTCGTCATCGGCCTGGTGGCCGTCGTCCTCATGGCCTTCCGGGTCTCGTGGAACGCACTGTCCGACGTGGCCCGCGCCATCGGCGCCGACCCCACAGCCGCCCTGCTCTACCCGATCGTCGTCGACGGGCTCATGGCCCTCGCCCTGATTGCCACGCTCGTGCTGAGCGGTGCCGACCGGAAGTTCGCGCTGCGGGTCCTGGCGACTTACACGATCGCCAGCCTCCTGCTGAACTACGTGCACGGCCTCGTACCGGCCCTGCACACCGACTCGATCCAGTGGGGCCGCCTGACCGATCTGGACTACGCGAACTGGGCCCTCGTACTGCTGGCTACCTCACTCCCGGTCGGGTCGATCTACTTCGGATCGGACCTCGTGGCCAAGGTGCTGCACCACACCCCCGAGTCGGCCGACCCGCCCGAAACGGCCTCCGGCCAGTCGGCAGGCGAGCAGGCCCCGGAGTCGTCGCCTGACCGGGCCGAATCGGTCCCCGAGCAGTTGACCGAGTCGACCCTGGTGAAGGTCACCGAGGCACCCATGACGGAACCGGCCGAGGGAGCCGAAGCGGCCCCGGCCACCCGACCGCCCCGGTCGGTCACAGCGACGGAGTCGACCGGAGCCGCCCCGCGTCGAGCGACCGGTCGGGTCCCCGCCGCGGCCAAGTCGACCGCCGACCGCACCCGCACCGACGCCGAAGTCCTCGACAACGCCCGACGCCTGACCACCGACTGGACCGACGACCAGCTGACCGCCGAACGCTTGCGGACCGAACTACGGATCGGCCAGAAACGCGCCCGCACCCTGCGCGACCGACTGCAGGCCGAACGGACCAGCCAGGACCAGCCCGCTCTGTACGACGGCTCCGAGATCGGGTCACTCGACGGACTCGACGGCGCCACCGCCCCAGTCGGGATCGCCTGACCCTCGCACCGACCCCGCCCTTCCGTCGCATCCCGGGTCCCTGTGCAGCCGAGCGCACAGGGACCCGGAGACCGCGCACAACCAAGCACCCATCGGAGAGCCGCCCCATGCACGCCCCGAACCACGAACTCCCCACCACTCAGCAGCAGATGAGCACCGACCTCAACCGCGCAGCAAGGTATGGCGTTGGACCGTCCAAGGGCCGGTCCCACGCGGAAGCCTCCGCCCCGGGGGTGGCGGAGGCAGCGGGTCCCCGGCGCGAGGGCGCACCGGGGACAGGGGGTGCGGCGGCGGCCGACGAAGCCGCGCTGCGTCGTGTCGCCCGCCGCCGCACCCGCCAGGACGTTCAGCGCAAGGAGCGTGTCGACGTCCGCTACAGCGTCGGCGAGAAGCAGGCGATCCTCGCCGAAGCCTGTCGCCTCGGTCTGGCTGGCGCGCACTTCGTCGGCGCCATCGTCATGGCCCACCTCAACGGCGACCTCGCCCTGCCCGACCAGCGCACCGCCACCGACGACCTGATCGACGAGTACGCAGCCCTGCGCAAGCAGGTCTCCAGGATCGGCCGGAACGTGAACCAGATCGCCAAACGCCTCAACTCCGGTGACGAGGCACACCCTGTGGACG includes:
- a CDS encoding DUF2637 domain-containing protein, whose product is MNRTGRVVLVIGLVAVVLMAFRVSWNALSDVARAIGADPTAALLYPIVVDGLMALALIATLVLSGADRKFALRVLATYTIASLLLNYVHGLVPALHTDSIQWGRLTDLDYANWALVLLATSLPVGSIYFGSDLVAKVLHHTPESADPPETASGQSAGEQAPESSPDRAESVPEQLTESTLVKVTEAPMTEPAEGAEAAPATRPPRSVTATESTGAAPRRATGRVPAAAKSTADRTRTDAEVLDNARRLTTDWTDDQLTAERLRTELRIGQKRARTLRDRLQAERTSQDQPALYDGSEIGSLDGLDGATAPVGIA
- the mobC gene encoding plasmid mobilization relaxosome protein MobC; this encodes MHAPNHELPTTQQQMSTDLNRAARYGVGPSKGRSHAEASAPGVAEAAGPRREGAPGTGGAAAADEAALRRVARRRTRQDVQRKERVDVRYSVGEKQAILAEACRLGLAGAHFVGAIVMAHLNGDLALPDQRTATDDLIDEYAALRKQVSRIGRNVNQIAKRLNSGDEAHPVDAAVLAEAGRLLTLVQETVTAVDAAAHVAATNRWAA